The Streptomyces fungicidicus nucleotide sequence CGATCAGATGACCACTTCGACGCCCTCACCGGGTGGTCTGCCTGACACCCGTTCGGATTCCAGCGCCTGCTGGAGGATGATCACGGCGGCGGCCTGGTCGATGACCGAGCGGCCCTTCTTGGACTTCACCCCGGAAGCGCGCAGTCCCTGGCTCGCCGTGACCGTGGTCATCCGCTCGTCGACCAGGCGCACCGGCACGGGGGCGATGCCGCGGGCCAGCTCCCGCGCGAAGCCCCTGACCTTGGCCGCGGCCGGGCCCTCGCCCCCCTTGAGGGAGCGGGGGAGGCCGACGACGACCTCGATCGGCTCGTACTCCTGCACGAGCAGCCCGAGCCGGCGGTGCGCGGCCGGGACGTCCCGGCCGGGCACCGTCTCCACCGGCGTGGCGAGGATCCCGTCGGGGTCGCACGAGGCGACCCCGATGCGGGCGTCCCCGACGTCGATCGCGAGACGGCGGCCGCGGCGCATCACCGGGCCGTCCGTCCGCTCGTTCACCGGGTCGTTCACTTGGCGGTGTCCGCCACGAGCCGTTCGACGGCGTCGACGGCCTCGCCGACGGCGGCCGGGTTCTGGCCGCCGCCCTGGGCGACGTCCGGCTTGCCGCCTCCGCCGCCGCCGAGCGTCTTGGCGGCCGTGCGGACCAGGTCACCGGCCTTGAGACCGCGCTCACGGGCGGCGTCGTTGGTGGCGATGACCGTGAGCGGCTTGCCGTTGTTCACCGTGAACAGGGCGACCACGACGGCCCGGCCGCCCTGGATCCGGCCGCGTACGTCGAGGACCAGCTTGCGCAGGTCGTCGGGCGTCGTGCCGTCCGGCACCTGGCCGGTGACGACGGCGACGCCGCGGACGTCCTTGGCGGACTCGGCGAGACCGGCGGCGGCCTGGAGCACCTTCTCGGCGCGGAACTTCTCGATCTCCTTCTCGGCGTCCTTCAGCTTGCCGAGCATGGCGGAGACCTTCTCGGGCAGTTCCTCCGAGCGGCCCTTGAGCAGTTCGGTGAGCTGGTTGACGACCGTGTGCTCACGGGCGAGGAAGTTGTAGGCGTCCACGCCGACCAGGGCCTCGATGCGGCGCACGCCGGAGCCGATGGAGGACTCGCCGAGCAGCTTCACCAGACCCAGCTGGGCGGTGTTGTGGACGTGGGTGCCGCCGCACAGCTCCTTGGAGAAGTCTCCGATGGTGACGACCCGCACGCGCTCGCCGTACTTCTCGCCGAACTCGGCGATGGCGCCCTGCTTGCGGGCCTCGTCGATGCCCATGACGTCGGCGCGCACGTCGAGGTCGCGGGAGAGCACCTCGTTGATCTTCTGCTCGACGTCGGTCATCACGGCCGTCGGCACGGCGGACGGGGAGCCGAAGTCGAAGCGGAACCGGCCGGGCTGGTTCTCGGAACCGGCCTGGGCGGCCGTCGGGCCGAGGGCGTCGCGCAGGGCCTGGTGGGTGAGGTGGGTGGCCGAGTGGGCGCGGGCGATGGCGGTGCGGCGGCGCCCGTCGATCGAGGCGTGGGCCCTGGCGCCGACGGTGATCTCGCCGACCTGGACCACGCCCTTGTGGACGTACACGCCCGGGACCGGCTTCTGGCAGTCGCGGATCTCGATGACGGCGCCGTTGTCGGCCCGGATCCGGCCGGTGTCGCCGATCTGGCCGCCGCCCTCGGCGTAGAACGGGGTGCGGTCGAGGACGATCTCGACCTCGTCGCCCTCGGTGGCGGCCGGGGAGGAGACGCCGTCGACGAGGATGCCGACGACGGTGGACTCGCCCTCGGTGGCGGTGTAGCCGATGAAGTCGGTGGCCCCGGCGCGGTCGGCGATCTCTCGGTAGGCGCCGAGGTCGGCGTGGCCGGTCTTCTTGGACAGGGCGTCGGCCTTGGCCTTCTCCCGCTGCTCCTTCATCAGGCGGCGGAAGCCGTCCTCGTCCACGGAGAGCCCCTGTTCGGCGGCCATCTCCAGGGTGAGGTCGATCGGGAAGCCCCAGGTGTCGTGGAGCAGGAAGGCCTTGTCGCCGGGCAGCACGGCGGAGCCGGCGGACTTGGTGTCGGTGATGGCCGTGTCGAGGATGTTGGTGCCGGCCTTCAGCGTCTTCAGGAAGGCGTTCTCCTCGGCGAGGGCGACCTTCTCGATGCGCTCGCGGTCGGTGACCAGCTCGGGGTACTGCTGCCCCATCATGCCGATGACGACGTCGATCAGGTCCTTGACGACCGGGCCGGTGGCGCCGAGCAGGCGCATGTTGCGGATGGCGCGGCGCATGATGCGGCGCAGTACGTAGCCGCGGCCCTCGTTGCCGGGGGTGACGCCGTCGCCGATGAGCATCACGGAGGTGCGCATGTGGTCGGTGACCACGCGCAGCGAGACGTCGGAGGCGTGGGCGTCGCCGTACCGCACGCCGGTCAGCTCGGTGGCCCTGGCGATGACGGCCATGGAGGTGTCGATCTCGTACATGTTCTGCACGCCCTGCAGAATCATGGCGAGCCGCTCGAGGCCGAGACCGGTGTCGATGTTCTTGCTCGGCAGGTCGCCGAGGATCTCGAAGTCGTCCTTGCCGGTGCCCTCGCCCCGCTCGTACTGCATGAAGACGAGGTTCCAGATCTCCACGTACCGCTCGTCGTTGACGGCGGGGCCGCCCTCGGCGCCGAACTCGGGGCCGCGGTCGTAGTTGATCTCGGAGCAGGGGCCGCAGGGGCCCGGGACGCCCATGGACCAGAAGTTGTCCTTCTTGCCCAGGCGCTGGATGCGCTCGGCGGGCACGCCGACGACGTCGCGCCAGATCTGCTCGGCCTCGTCGTCGTCCTGGTAGACGGTGATCCACAGACGCTCGGCGTCGAGGCCGTAACCGCCCTTGTCCTGAGAGCTGGTGAGCAGCTCCCAGGCGAGCTTGATGGCGCCTTCCTTGAAGTAGTCGCCGAAGGAGAAGTTGCCGCACATCTGGAAGAACGTGCCGTGCCGGGTGGTCTTGCCGACCTCTTCGATGTCCGGCGTGCGGACGCACTTCTGCACGCTGGTGGCGCGGTCGAAGGGCGGCTTGACCTCGCCCAGGAAGTAGGGCTTGAAGGGCACCATGCCGGCCGGGACGAGGAGCAGAGTCGGGTCGTCCGCGATGAGCGACGCCGAAGGGACGACGGTGTGCCCGCGCTCCTCGAAGAAGCTCAGCCAGCGGCGGCGGATCTCGGCCGACTCCATCAGTGGTCCTCATTCCGGTTGTACGGGTGGGTCGGGTACGCCGGCTTGTGCGCCGGGCCCTCGACGTACTTGGGGCTGTTGCGGTTCTCGATGACGGCATAGCTCCGGGGCGCCGGGAGTTCGCGGTCGACGGGGGCGTTGAGCCCGAGCGCGTCGCCCAGTTCGGCCTCGCGCCGGTGCATGTTGTCGCGGACCTCGAGCGCGAAGTCCACCGCGCGGTCCCTGAGCCGGCCGCCGGCCTCGATCGCCTTGTTCGCCGCGGTGACGGCGAGGTGCTCGGGCGTCAGCTGCTTGATCTTGCGGTTGACCTTGGTGGTGGCCCACACTCCGGCGGCGACGCCGGTGGTGAACCAGAACGTTCGGCGGAACATCGCTGGGTCAGTCCCTCTTCCCCCGGGTCCGCTTGCCCCGCCGCGCCCCCGGGACGGTACGGCCGGCGATCACGGTACGCCTCGGCGCGTCGGCCGGGGCGTCCTCCTTGCGGCCGCTGACGGCACGGCGGACGCCGTAGCCGAAGGCGGCGACCTTGACCAGGGGGCCGCCGAAGGTGGAGGCCACGGTGGTCGACAGCGCGGAGGCGTTGGAGGTGACCTCCTGGACGTCGGAGGCGATCGCGTCGACCCGTTCGATCTGGGTCTGCGCGGACCGCACCGCCGTGGAGGCGTCCGCGAGCAGCGGCACCGCCTGGTCGGTCACCTCCGCCACGAGTCTGGTGGTCGCCCGGAGCGTCTGGGCCAGCCTCGCCAGCGCGACGGCGAGGAAGGAGACCAGGATCGCCCAGAACACGGCCACCAGGATTCCGGCCACCTCGCCACCGGACACTG carries:
- the ruvX gene encoding Holliday junction resolvase RuvX, producing the protein MRRGRRLAIDVGDARIGVASCDPDGILATPVETVPGRDVPAAHRRLGLLVQEYEPIEVVVGLPRSLKGGEGPAAAKVRGFARELARGIAPVPVRLVDERMTTVTASQGLRASGVKSKKGRSVIDQAAAVIILQQALESERVSGRPPGEGVEVVI
- the alaS gene encoding alanine--tRNA ligase is translated as MESAEIRRRWLSFFEERGHTVVPSASLIADDPTLLLVPAGMVPFKPYFLGEVKPPFDRATSVQKCVRTPDIEEVGKTTRHGTFFQMCGNFSFGDYFKEGAIKLAWELLTSSQDKGGYGLDAERLWITVYQDDDEAEQIWRDVVGVPAERIQRLGKKDNFWSMGVPGPCGPCSEINYDRGPEFGAEGGPAVNDERYVEIWNLVFMQYERGEGTGKDDFEILGDLPSKNIDTGLGLERLAMILQGVQNMYEIDTSMAVIARATELTGVRYGDAHASDVSLRVVTDHMRTSVMLIGDGVTPGNEGRGYVLRRIMRRAIRNMRLLGATGPVVKDLIDVVIGMMGQQYPELVTDRERIEKVALAEENAFLKTLKAGTNILDTAITDTKSAGSAVLPGDKAFLLHDTWGFPIDLTLEMAAEQGLSVDEDGFRRLMKEQREKAKADALSKKTGHADLGAYREIADRAGATDFIGYTATEGESTVVGILVDGVSSPAATEGDEVEIVLDRTPFYAEGGGQIGDTGRIRADNGAVIEIRDCQKPVPGVYVHKGVVQVGEITVGARAHASIDGRRRTAIARAHSATHLTHQALRDALGPTAAQAGSENQPGRFRFDFGSPSAVPTAVMTDVEQKINEVLSRDLDVRADVMGIDEARKQGAIAEFGEKYGERVRVVTIGDFSKELCGGTHVHNTAQLGLVKLLGESSIGSGVRRIEALVGVDAYNFLAREHTVVNQLTELLKGRSEELPEKVSAMLGKLKDAEKEIEKFRAEKVLQAAAGLAESAKDVRGVAVVTGQVPDGTTPDDLRKLVLDVRGRIQGGRAVVVALFTVNNGKPLTVIATNDAARERGLKAGDLVRTAAKTLGGGGGGKPDVAQGGGQNPAAVGEAVDAVERLVADTAK
- a CDS encoding DUF948 domain-containing protein; its protein translation is MHTVSGGEVAGILVAVFWAILVSFLAVALARLAQTLRATTRLVAEVTDQAVPLLADASTAVRSAQTQIERVDAIASDVQEVTSNASALSTTVASTFGGPLVKVAAFGYGVRRAVSGRKEDAPADAPRRTVIAGRTVPGARRGKRTRGKRD